CTGGATGTCACAAACAAGCTCATCGAGTCTAGTTCGGATCTCCCGGCATATATAGCAAGCGGTGAGGCTCCGGTATCAGCCGAGTCGCAGTATACCTGTACCGAGGTTGCAGCACAGGGCGTTAAGCTTAAGACCTTGATGACGAACAGCAATACTTCAAATACACAGGGACTGATACTTGGTAAAGGTCAGACTATCAAGAGTGCAAAGGATCTTGAGGGCAAAAAATTGGGTATCATGAATGGCGCAGGATTCATGCTGGCAATACAGAATATGTGTGAGGAAATGGGTGTCGACATAAATAAGATAGACATAGTATACTTGTCTCCATCAGAGCAGGTCGCAGCTCTTGAGAATGGTTCGATAGATATGATGGCATGCTGGGAGCCTTATATGAGTCAGGCACTTGATGCCGGAGGGACCCTGCTGTTTACCGGTGTAAAGTCATACTTCCCTGAGAAGACAGGCGACGTAGACTGGTTGAATTTCTATTCAACATTTGAGGTTACAGAAGATTACTACAATGAGAACAGAGACACATGTGTCAAACTTGTCAAGGCAATGACAAAGGCAACTGACTATATCAATGCCAATCTCGACGAGTGCGCGGGAATAATTGCGAAGGAGTTGAACAACGACAAGGATGCCATATATGCGATCATGGCTCAGAATACATACGAAAATATCTTCGATGACACATTTGAAAAGGCTGTAAATGACATGGCCCAGTACATGAAGGATGCCGGAAATATCGATAATGTACCGGATTTTAATAGTTACTGTGACCCATCAGTATTGAAAGAGGTAAAGCCGGAGAATGCGACATACGAACCATCGAAGTAGAAGGCATGCTCTTTAGATAATATTTTATATGGATATACAAGAATAGGCTTTTGCGTCATTTATATAATTGGCGTGAAAGCTTATTTTTATGCAAGTGATGGCAGTGGTAGCGATAATAGGACTGGTTCTTTTATCAAAGAAAGCAAACGTGGCAAATACCGTGATGGGAATAGGATTTATCCTGAGTATAGCAACCTACATATGTGGCGGGTTTGGAACAACTGTGAAGATGTTGTGGAATGTAGCCAGATGGGGCTGGGTATTCTTTCCATTTTCAATCAGCGTATTAGCATTTGTAGTTACACTTTGATTTGGCGTAGCTGCAGTGATATGGGGCACGATCCTTATGGGGATCTCATTTGCCGACAGTTTTGAGCTGTCATTATCGATATTTACGTGTATCGTGCTTGCGCTGGCAACGATAAAGGGCGTCAAGATACTTGGTGGGAAAAAGACGGCCATGATGAGCTTTCTGATTTTGATTGCAGGAATAGTGGGATATATGTGCGACGGATTGAATGCAGCAGAGATTGCTGCTGGTGGCATTGATAGTTATAATCCTTGCGGTTGTGGTCATATTCAGAAATCAGCTTTCAACAATCGTGAAGACTGCCGGTAGCAAGGTTGTGAAGTGGATAAATGCGAATTAGCTTACAATTTGCAACCATGATATAAAGAGATAAAGAGAAGATCGACAACAGAGCTTGAGAAACATCTAACATTTGGACAGTATAATCATGCAAAATTGCATTGACTGTTTTCCCTCTTTCCTATAAGATGTGGCTGGTGATTGGAAATAGAAAAATTTATTCGTGTGAAAACGAATAAAACAAAGTCTGGTCACCCATAATATCACCACAAAAATGTAGATAAGATGTAGATAAGAACACATAATACAAAAAGGAAGAGGAATAATATGAAAAGCAGATTGACGAGAAAAGAAATGCTTCCACTTGTGGGAATGACTGTTTCGGCGTTCATATTCAACACATCGGAGTTTATGCCGATTGGCTTGCTGACCGACATCGCGAAGTCGTTCAGCATATCAGAGTCGAAGGCAGGAATGCTTATAACAGTATATTCATGGATAGTCATGCTGCTGTCCCTCCCACTAATACTTCTGGTGTCGAAGATCGATTTCAGAAAATTGTTCATGGGAACGATCGCATTGTTTGGAATATGTCAGATCATGTCGGTGCTTGCACCGAGCTATGGAGTGCTCATGGCGTCCCGAATCGGTGTTGCCTGCACCCATGCGATATTCTGGTCCATAGCATCGCCGGTGGCGATAAGACTGGTAAATGAGGAACACAGGTCATTTGCACTCAGCATGGTCGTAACAGGAACCTCCATAGCGACCATAGCCGGACTGCCGCTTGGAAGACTTGTGGGACAGTATATGGGATGGAGAGTTACGTTTCTCATTGTCGGAATCATAGCGTTTGCAGTGCTCGTATATATGGCGTTTGTTTTCCCGAAGATAGCGAGCGGAGAGCAGTTCCATGTAAAGGATCTTCCGGCACTCCTGAAGAATCCGGTGCTCATCTGTCTGTATGTCCAGACCATACTTTTTGTGCTTGGATATTACACAGTTTACAGTTATATAGAACCATTCATGCAGCAGGTCGCAAAGCTGCAGAACAATGTCATAACCATAGTGCTCCTGATATTTGGTGCCACGGGACTTCTTGGAAGTTATCTGTTTTCAAAGCTGTATGACAGACATAGATTTGCATTTATAGGTACAGTTATGGCTACGCTTCTTGCATGGTTGCTGCTTTTGCTTCCAGCATCAAAGAGCCTGGCAACTATGGTCATTCTCTGTGCATTCTGGGGAATCACGGCCATGGCGTTTAACGTAACTACTCAGTCGGAGGTCATCAGAAGTGTGGATGAGAAGGGGGCTGCCGTGGCGACAGCCATATATTCCGGACTTTTCAATCTTGGAATCGGAGGTGGAAGCTGGATCGGCGGAATAGTGTGTGACAAAGGTGCGATATCGTATATAGGATTTGTGGGTGCGGTATTTGCGGTTATATCAGTTCTATTCTTTGCATTTGTACTTCTAAGAAAATTGAGACAGAGTGTGAACTGACAGCGTATTTGCATATAATTAAATGTAATTGAAATATAATGGCGCGGCAGTGCTGACGTACAGGTTCGGTTTTGAACATGACATGTCAGGACTGCCGTTTTTTTAGTAAGTTTCAAATAATAGGTTGACAAATTATCAAAATGATAATATCATGTAAACAACTTGCAGATATTATCAAAATGATAATAATGGCAATAGTGATGACGCATGTAGATGTACTTATATGTTTTATAAGGAATCTGTGCCTTTGGGGATTTCCTCATGGAAGCAGATAGCAGAAAATTGAAAATCGAAAATTTACCAATCAAAAATTTTAAGTTGATAGTTGAATGGAGAAGGAGAAGAAGAATTATGGACAAAAACAAGAAAAAGACACTTATAGTAGTTGACATGCAGAATGATTTCATCGATGGAGCACTCGGGACAAAGGAGGCTGTTGCCATCGTGGAGAATGTGAAAAATAAGATAAAAGAGTATGCTGACCGCGGGGATGAGATCATCTTCACAAGGGATACGCATTATGAGAACTACATGGAAACCAACGAGGGAAAGCATCTTCCGGTTCCTCACTGTATAGAGGAGACCAAAGGCTGGGAGATCGCAGATGGTCTTGAGGTTCCGGACGCTATATACATCAACAAGACCAGCTTTGGATATACAGGCTGGGGAGACTTTGATCTTCAGGATGTTGAGATGGTCGGACTCTGCACAGACATTTGTGTTGTGTCCAATGCACTCATCATAAAGGCGCTGTACCCTGAGATAAGTGTGAAGGTTGATGCGAGGTGCTGTGCCGGAGTGACGCCGGAGAGTCATGAGGCTGCGCTTGCCACCATGTCGATGTGTCAAGTGGATATAATCAGATAACGACGGAAATGTACAGGAGGATGAAGCAGACTTATGAAGACATATGAGACGAGTGACGAAGAGAAGAAATTCTTCGCCGGATATGATCTGACGAAATATGACAGGCCATCTGTTGCCGCGGATGTGGTTGTATTTTCAGTTATGAAGGATGACGAGTGCAAGGATGTAAGAAGACTTCAGGAGAAGAAGCTCAAGATACTCCTGATAAGAAGAGGTGGATTTCCATATAAAGGATGCTGGGCTATGCCTGGTGGGTTCTGCAAAAAGGGAGAGGATGTCATAGATTCAGCCAGAAGAGAGCTTTGCGAAGAGACAGGTATAGACGATGCATATGTAAAGCTTGTCGGAGTGTATGGCGAGCCGGGCAGAGATCCGAGAGGCTGGGTCATATCATCAACTTATATGGCACTTATGAATGCCAGAGCCTGTCATCTGAAGGCAGGAGATGATGCACAGGATGCGAGATGGTTTACGGTTGAACTGACAGATGTTTCAACAGAGATGTCAGGTGCAGGTGGACATTCTGTGAACGAGATGTCAACAAAGGTGTCAGGCACAGGCGAAGAAATTGTTAAAAATGAAGATGAAGCTTCACGTAAAGTCCAAAATGAGAAAAGATACAGGCTGGTTCTCAAGGATGCAGATTCTGATATAAAACTTACGGCAGTGTTGCGCAGAACAGATATGAGCTCATGTGGACGAAGCTCGGACAGTTACGATATAGAGGAATGTGAAGGACTGGCATTTGACCATGCAAGGATCATAACAGAAGCGGTGCTCGGACTGCGGGAGGATGTCAGGAGAGACATGAAGCTGGCATTTGACCTGCTGCCGGAGAGATTTACACTTACTGAGCTTCAGAATGTATATGAACAGATATGGGACATGGAACTCACCACACCTAACTTCAGAAGAAAGATTGCGGAATATGTTGAGGAGACTGATGCATATCAGGCCGGTGAGAGATACAGACCTGCCAAATTATTCAGGCGCAGGACAGACGTAAGATAATGAGGTGTAGCGTAAGGGACTAACATAGAGAGAAAGGGGACAAATATATGACTTTGAAAGAATTTGTGAGAAATGAGATAGAGGGCTGGAAGAAGCTGGAGGTCGCCTGGCTGCTTATAGCATGTGCGGTCATCGTGGGACTGTCCATATACTGGGATGATACGGTTATGGGGATCATATCATCAACCACAGGCGTGATCTGTGTGGTATGCACGGGAAAGGGAAAGTTGTCAGCGTACATATTCGGTCTTGTGAATACTGTGCTTTATGCAATCATATCGTATAAGGCGGCGTTGTACGGAGAGACGATGCTCAATGCGCTATATTATGTGCCTATGCAGTTTGTTGGATTCTATGTATGGTCAAGACATATGAACAATGAGACGCATGAGGTCAGAAAGAAACACATGAAGGCAGTGGGCAGGATATTCATGGTGCTGGCGGTGGCACTCGGCACATTCCTATATGGACTACTGTTAAAGAGACTTGGGGATGCTATGCCATTTGTGGATGCATTTACAACAGTTTCATCGGTTGTGGCGATGGTTGTATCTGTAAGGATGTTCGCGGAGCAGTGGTGGATATGGATCGTAGTAGATGTGTTTACAATATATATGTGGGCACGAAACTTTATGAGTGGCAATGACAACATAGCGACGCTGCTCATGTGGATAGTGTACCTTGGAAACGCCGTTATTATGTGCGTCAGATGGGAGCGTGAAGTCAGGAGAAATCGCCTGGACGAAGCACACGTTTTCGAAGACAGTACGGCGGCAGAGTAAGGGAGGCTGACAAATGATGTATAGATATAAGGTAGGAATGTATGGGGGTTCGTTTGATCCACTTCATATAGGGCACATCCATGATATCATACGTGCTGCGGCGATGTGCGAGGAACTGTATGTGATGATAAGCTGGTGCGAGGGCAGAGAGTCTACCTCTAAGGAACTGAGATATCGCTGGATACTCAACAGCACAAGACATCTGCCAAATGTTAAGATAATCATGATAGAGGATAAGGCGGTCTCAAAGGAAGAATATAATACGGATTATTACTGGGAAAAGGGAGCTCAGGATATCAAGGACACGATAGCAAAGCCCATAGATGCAGTGTTCTGTGGTTCGGATTATCTTGGAACCGGCAGATTTGAGAGCCTGTATTGTCCGGAGAGTGAGATCGTGTACTTTGACAGGGCGGAGGTTCCGGTATCCTCGACAGAGATCCGCGAGTGGGCAACGGCACACTGGGAGTATATTCCAGAGGTGTGCAGGGATCACTACGTCAGAAAGGTTCTGGTGGTCGGCGGTGAATCCACAGGAAAATCCACACTGGTTGAGAATCTTGCACTGGCATATAACACGAATTTTGTACGGGAGATAGGGCGTGATACCTGTGAGTACGCGGGTGGCGAGGAGTTCATGGTTGAAGATGATCTGGTGGAGAACTTCATCAGACAGAAGGACGAGGTCCGCAGGGCAGCCAGGTATAGCAAAAGACTGTTGTTTGTGGATACCGATGCGCTGACTACAGGATTCTATTGTGATCTGCTCATGGATGATGACGAACAAAAACGCAGGCTCACGGATATGGCGGATGCGATAAATGCAACAAATGAGTGGGATCTGGTGTTGTTTCTTGATCCTGATGGAACTGATTTTGTTCAGGACGGAACTCGGAATGAGGATATAATGCGGGAGAGAAGACATTACAGTGATTTGCTCAAGGCGTGGTTTGACAGGCATGGAGTACACTGTGAGACGATATCGGGAGATTATCTTGACCGGTTCAACACCGCCAAGAAGCTTATAGAGGAACGACTTGCGATAACCACTGTATTTTAAATAAAAATGATGATGTATTTAAACATTCACAACATGGTTTTTAAAACAACGTGTTGTGAATGTTTTTGTCTGTTTTTTATCGTATTTATGACTATGAATAAAAAGCCAATGATGATACAATAGTAGATAATATAATAATTATATAGTAGGAAAAGGCTGAAAAAGTAAATGAAATGCAAAATTAAAACGTACAGGTGAAGACAGAACTGTACAAATATATTGGAGAGGTGGACAAACATGGCAAAGTATATCTTGAGCTGCTGCTCAACAGCAGATCTTTCAAAGGAGCATTTTGACAAAATAGATGTAAAATATATATGCTTTCACTACGAGCTTGATGGTGTGGAACATCCTGATGATCTGGGACAGACCATGCCATTTGAGGAATTTTACAGAAAGATGACAGAGGGGGCGGCTACGAAGACCTCGCAGGTGAATTCAGATGAATATTATGATTTCTGGAAACCTTATCTTGAACAGGGGTATGACATACTTCACCTGACATTGTCATCGGGAATAAGCGGGTCTATAAACTCTGCAAATATTGCCAGGGAGGATCTGGAGGAAGAATTCCCTGACAGGAAACTCTATGTGGTTGATTCTCTGGGAGCGTCCTCAGGCTATGGGCTCATCATGGACACGCTGGCAGGCATGAGGGATGAAGGCAAGTCCATAGACGAGCTGCATGACTGGATAGAACAGCATAAGCTGGACCTGAACCACTGGTTCTTCTCAACAGATCTCACATTTTATATCAGAGGTGGAAGAATATCCAAGACTGCTGGAACAGTCGGCACAATACTTGGAATATGTCCACTTCTCAACATGGATGACGAGGGCAGGCTGATACCGAGATCAAAGGTAAGAGGCAAAAAGAAGGTTATTCAGGAGATAGTAAAGCGCATGGAGGAGAATGCACAGGATGGGCTTGATTATTCAGGCAAGTGCTATATATCGCAGTCGGCATGTATGGAGGATGCCGAGGCTGTGGCAAGACTTGTCGAGGAGAGATTTCCAAAACTTGACGGCAAGGTGGAGATCAATTATATAGGAACTACCATAGGAAGTCATACAGGACCTGGCACAGTTGCCTTGTTTTTCTGGGGCAAAAGACGTCAAGGGTAGGATAATACATTGTGCATTCATTTTTCCACTGCTATAATGTAAGAAGAGTTTATATTTATTAATTTTTGATGCGCTTGGGTCGATTTTGATATTTAAGACCGGACGATACAGGCTATGTGTTGAAGGCTGGAGGAGAGAGAATGGATAATACAATTGATAAAAGCATACAAATGGACAGCCGGATGAAGGAATTCTTCGAGTGCATAGGTGGGGACGCGGATACACAGCAGCAGAGAATCCAGTGTATAAGGAATGGTCTTGCTGCTATTGCTGACAGGCTCAGGCTGGGAAAGGCGGAGATTACTGTTGATATTCCGAAAAACAGGTTTATGCCGCTTGGAGAAAGAAGCAGCGCAGTATTATACGAGGAAGAAGGGGCTGAATTGGGTATCCCCGTTGATATAGAGATGAAGATCAGAACCGGTGGCACTGTGTTTATCAAGGATTACCCATATGGTCCGGGCTATTCAGAAGAGGAGATACAGACACACAGGTTTATATTCAGGGAGATATTTATTCAGTACAACCGGACATTAGCTCAGTGCATGCTTGAAAAGATCATGCATACAGATATCAACACAGGTGTAGCCAATCAGGATTCCCTGATGTATTATGCGGTAAATCTGATAAAAAACGGACGGATTGATGATTATACAGGCATCTTTTTTAATATCCACAATTTCAAGTATGTGAATAAGGTTTTTGATTATTCACAGGG
This sequence is a window from Coprococcus eutactus. Protein-coding genes within it:
- a CDS encoding ABC transporter substrate-binding protein translates to MMKNRRLSKKVVSVLTVAAMGMALLTGCGDSGKSSGTTAASSDDGGLIPVTIYGVTDPQEAAQIVIAKEKGYFEEEGLDVTNKLIESSSDLPAYIASGEAPVSAESQYTCTEVAAQGVKLKTLMTNSNTSNTQGLILGKGQTIKSAKDLEGKKLGIMNGAGFMLAIQNMCEEMGVDINKIDIVYLSPSEQVAALENGSIDMMACWEPYMSQALDAGGTLLFTGVKSYFPEKTGDVDWLNFYSTFEVTEDYYNENRDTCVKLVKAMTKATDYINANLDECAGIIAKELNNDKDAIYAIMAQNTYENIFDDTFEKAVNDMAQYMKDAGNIDNVPDFNSYCDPSVLKEVKPENATYEPSK
- a CDS encoding sugar transporter; translated protein: MKSRLTRKEMLPLVGMTVSAFIFNTSEFMPIGLLTDIAKSFSISESKAGMLITVYSWIVMLLSLPLILLVSKIDFRKLFMGTIALFGICQIMSVLAPSYGVLMASRIGVACTHAIFWSIASPVAIRLVNEEHRSFALSMVVTGTSIATIAGLPLGRLVGQYMGWRVTFLIVGIIAFAVLVYMAFVFPKIASGEQFHVKDLPALLKNPVLICLYVQTILFVLGYYTVYSYIEPFMQQVAKLQNNVITIVLLIFGATGLLGSYLFSKLYDRHRFAFIGTVMATLLAWLLLLLPASKSLATMVILCAFWGITAMAFNVTTQSEVIRSVDEKGAAVATAIYSGLFNLGIGGGSWIGGIVCDKGAISYIGFVGAVFAVISVLFFAFVLLRKLRQSVN
- a CDS encoding cysteine hydrolase family protein — translated: MDKNKKKTLIVVDMQNDFIDGALGTKEAVAIVENVKNKIKEYADRGDEIIFTRDTHYENYMETNEGKHLPVPHCIEETKGWEIADGLEVPDAIYINKTSFGYTGWGDFDLQDVEMVGLCTDICVVSNALIIKALYPEISVKVDARCCAGVTPESHEAALATMSMCQVDIIR
- a CDS encoding NUDIX hydrolase — protein: MKTYETSDEEKKFFAGYDLTKYDRPSVAADVVVFSVMKDDECKDVRRLQEKKLKILLIRRGGFPYKGCWAMPGGFCKKGEDVIDSARRELCEETGIDDAYVKLVGVYGEPGRDPRGWVISSTYMALMNARACHLKAGDDAQDARWFTVELTDVSTEMSGAGGHSVNEMSTKVSGTGEEIVKNEDEASRKVQNEKRYRLVLKDADSDIKLTAVLRRTDMSSCGRSSDSYDIEECEGLAFDHARIITEAVLGLREDVRRDMKLAFDLLPERFTLTELQNVYEQIWDMELTTPNFRRKIAEYVEETDAYQAGERYRPAKLFRRRTDVR
- the pnuC gene encoding nicotinamide riboside transporter PnuC, whose amino-acid sequence is MTLKEFVRNEIEGWKKLEVAWLLIACAVIVGLSIYWDDTVMGIISSTTGVICVVCTGKGKLSAYIFGLVNTVLYAIISYKAALYGETMLNALYYVPMQFVGFYVWSRHMNNETHEVRKKHMKAVGRIFMVLAVALGTFLYGLLLKRLGDAMPFVDAFTTVSSVVAMVVSVRMFAEQWWIWIVVDVFTIYMWARNFMSGNDNIATLLMWIVYLGNAVIMCVRWEREVRRNRLDEAHVFEDSTAAE
- a CDS encoding AAA family ATPase, which codes for MMYRYKVGMYGGSFDPLHIGHIHDIIRAAAMCEELYVMISWCEGRESTSKELRYRWILNSTRHLPNVKIIMIEDKAVSKEEYNTDYYWEKGAQDIKDTIAKPIDAVFCGSDYLGTGRFESLYCPESEIVYFDRAEVPVSSTEIREWATAHWEYIPEVCRDHYVRKVLVVGGESTGKSTLVENLALAYNTNFVREIGRDTCEYAGGEEFMVEDDLVENFIRQKDEVRRAARYSKRLLFVDTDALTTGFYCDLLMDDDEQKRRLTDMADAINATNEWDLVLFLDPDGTDFVQDGTRNEDIMRERRHYSDLLKAWFDRHGVHCETISGDYLDRFNTAKKLIEERLAITTVF
- a CDS encoding DegV family protein, whose protein sequence is MAKYILSCCSTADLSKEHFDKIDVKYICFHYELDGVEHPDDLGQTMPFEEFYRKMTEGAATKTSQVNSDEYYDFWKPYLEQGYDILHLTLSSGISGSINSANIAREDLEEEFPDRKLYVVDSLGASSGYGLIMDTLAGMRDEGKSIDELHDWIEQHKLDLNHWFFSTDLTFYIRGGRISKTAGTVGTILGICPLLNMDDEGRLIPRSKVRGKKKVIQEIVKRMEENAQDGLDYSGKCYISQSACMEDAEAVARLVEERFPKLDGKVEINYIGTTIGSHTGPGTVALFFWGKRRQG